The Sorex araneus isolate mSorAra2 chromosome X, mSorAra2.pri, whole genome shotgun sequence DNA segment CGACTTCCACTTCAGCATGGACTCCCTGCTGGCTGAGGGCGCGGGGCTGGGCATGGGGGACGTGCCGGGCCTCACAGACGAGGAGTCTGAGCGCTACCGGGAGCTGCTGGAGATCAAGTGCCACCTGGAGAACGGCAACCCGCTGGGGCTCCTCTTCCCGCGGGCCGCAGGTGGCCACAGTGCCCTGGACGTGAATCGCAACGAGAGCCTGGGCCATGAGATGGCCATGCTGGAGGAGGAGCTGCGGCACCTGGAGTTCAAGTGCCGCAACATCCTGCGCGCACAGAAGATGCAGCAGCTTCGTGAGCGCTGCATGAAGGCATGGCTGCGTGACGAGGAGAGCCTGTATGAGCTGGCGGCCAGCGAGCCCAAGAAGCATGAGCTGCCTGACATCTCCGAGCTGCCTGAGAAGTCCGACAAGGACAGCACCAGCGCCTACAACACGGGCGAGAGCTGCCGCAGCACCCCACTGCTGGCCGAGCCCCTGCCTGATAGCCCCCTGCGCCGGGGGGCAGCCACCGGCAACTCCAACTTGAACTGGACCCCCTGCGGCCCTGCTGGCGCCACTCACTCCAAGGCGGCCCCTCCGGCACCCGGGAGCCCAGCCAAGTTCCGCTCCCTCTCCCGTGATCCCGAGGGCCGGAGACAACACTCAGAGGAGCGCGTGCCCCGCAGCCCCAAGGTAGGGGGAACCCTAGAGCGAGTGGGCCCCGAAGGCAGCCCTTACCTGTCCCGGCGCCACCGGGGCCCGGAGAGCGAGCATTACCATAGCTGTGTGCAGCTGGCCCCGCCACGCGGCCTAGAggagctgggccctgggcccctgggcttGGCCAGTGGCGCCCGAGTCGGGGGAGCAGCCGCTGCAGCCCCCGAGGCACCCCGCATGGAGTGGAAGGTGAAGGTGCGCAGTGACGGCACCCGCTACGTGGCCAAACGACCCGTGCGCGACCGGCTGCTGAAGGCGCGTGCACTGAAAATCCGTGAGGAGCGCAGCGGCATGACCACGGATGATGACGCTGTGAGTGAAATGAAGATGGGCCGCTACTGGAGCAAGGAGGAGCGCAAGCAGCACCTGATCCGGGCCCGTGAACAGCGGAAGCGGCGTGAGTTCATGATGCAGAGCCGCCTGGAGTGCCTGCGGGAGCAGCAAAGTGGAGATAGCCGGGCCGAGCTCAACATCATCGCGCTCAGCCACCGCAAGACCATGAAGAAGCGGAACAAGAAGATTCTGGACAACTGGATCACCATCCAGGAGATGCTGGCTCACGGCACGCGCTCAGCTGACGGCAAGCGGGTATATAACCCACTGCTGTCCGTTACCACTGTATGAGATGTCCGCGGGGAGCTGCTGGACTGGCCACCTGCCCTGTGCCCCATAGAATCCAGCAGCTGTGTACGTGCCAGGACTGGCGGCCCAAGAGGTCCTCCAAAAGGACCTTTCTCCTCCTGCCATTGGCGCTGTGAGCACTTGGCCAACCAGCTTCGGGGCACCCCTTCAGCTGCGCACACAAGCACATGCCCGGGGCCTGGAGCCAGGGAAGAGGCTGCAGAGGACTGTCTGAAGCACAAGAGGATGTCTGGGGCCTATGGGCCACATAGCCTCACCCCTGCCGGAGCCTGTGATTTGTAGACAGAGGAACCCTGATTTTTGTggatttttctccctttctgtgcTTGCCAatccttgtttctgttttgtggccctgcctggggctggcAGCCTGACCCAAGGTGGAGCCCCCAGTGATggccggggagtggggggaggggggaggaagggcttggggagggaggggggagaacaGGCAGATGGGAAGCAGCcgaggtgtgggggtgggttgTCACTGATGCAATTGGGCAGGCTCCCCCTGGGGGGTTAATCGAAGGGAGTAGAACTGTCCAAGGAGCCTCACCTAGAGTGGGCTCCGTtggcctggggaggggacccCAAGGAAGCCCCACGTGGTGAGGACAGTGCTTCATCCTCAGAGCTGGGGGAGCAAGCCGTCATCCCTCAAAGCTGCCCACCCCATGCACCAGTGTGGCATTGTGAGAATAAAGCTGCCTTTCTACTCGGTGACCTTCTGTTCCTTTGCTCATTCTTTCTGCGGGGGCACTGGGTAGGGACAATGGGGTGGTGAGTCtctccaagcctgcctgccactcCTAACCCCAAGgatgtttggaggccatacccggtggtgcccaCGGGTCACTCCTTTGCTTGGGGACCAAACCACAGGTAGCCCTGTAGAagtcaacccccaccccaacccgaaCTAGCACCAACCCCTGCCCATTTTCATCCTAAGAGCCAGAGAAACGGTCTTCTGCTTCCCCAGCCCAGAGAGTGGCAGAGCTGGAAGCAGCAGGAAAGCAGCACATTATTGGTCCAGCTGTGGCAGATGCCAGCGAATAGCTGGAGCAGATGGATGGGTGCTGGAAAGCTGGGGAACGCCCAGACAAGCACATAAGTTTGTCAcatgggctctgtgctcagtgctgatgGGGCACAACGCCCCCTGGAGGCAGCAGTGTGGCAAAGCTTGGTCGCGGACAAGGCCCAGTCAGCTGTGAAAGTGGGTGAATGGGGCAGGCGCCCCTGAAACAGCAAGGCGGAACTGGGTCAGCGCCCAACGGGTAGGGTGGGGTCCTGAGGGTGTGTTCCCAATCCTCAGTGTTGACAGGAAGCCTGGGCCAAGGCATAGGCTCTGTCCACTCGTGATGAAACCCCTTCCTTGCTGCAGAGGACTGCGTGGCACCTCCTTGAGCTGCCTGGGGGCCGGAGGATTCTAAAAGCACCCCATTTTGGTGGCAGAGTCCGAGCAGTCCCAAGACATAGGCCAGACCATGCCCTTCCACAGTTGACTCCCGGGCCACTGTAGGGCAAGGTAGTGCCATGACCTGGCCCTGGGGGGCTGTGTGCTCACCCTCCACAGACCCTCCCAGCAGAGACGGTGCTTCCCAGGAGAGCACTAGCCTGAagagcgccctctgctggcagcGCACCATGGCTGCATGAGAGGCTGGGAGCTACAGGGCAGAGCTTGCCAAGTTCCCAGGATTCTTGAAGCCACCCGGGGGCTGGCAGGGCCATTAGCAGGATGGACGCCATTTCCCATGAACCCCCCAAATGCCCTGGAGAGTGTCACTGCTGAAAGGGGGGCTGCTTAGGGTAACGTGCCACCAGGAGAGCCTACCACAGGATCCTTTCTTCCCAGAAGAAACACCCGGGCATGGAAAGGGCCGTCCAGTGCTGCTGTGCCCGGACTTCCCACATTACTGCTCCAGGAGCCCTTCCCAGGCCCACCCCCAatcaggctggggaggggcgcaAGGGGCAATGCGCCTCTCTGGCAGTAAGGAGTGGTATTGAGAAGAAGCCCAACAACTGAGGTCCACACTGCGTGCTGGTGGCCCGGCTCTGCCCAGGCCGGAGGCGGGTGACACAAGCAGGAGCCAGTAGAGATTTATTGAATGCACCAGGCAGATTGCCCCTCAGGCCTGGATGTGGCTCTTGGCACTGAAGGCCAGGTAGTAGATGACCAGGCCGATGGCTGCGGCCAGCACCTCGGTGGACACCCATGGTCCATTCCAGGTGCCCTGTAAAGAAGGGTACAGGCTCAGGATGGAGtgacccagccccaccccaccacagGAGGTCGAATCCCCTGCTTCCAGGTACTGGGCCACCTTCAGCCACTCACCCGATGGTCGACATTGACTGTGAAAAGGGGTGGGATGGCAGAAACATCTTCGTTATTTCTCTGAGCCTGAAAGCAAGGACAAGAGTCAGAATGTTCCTGAGGGCTGCCGGAGGGACAGGGTGGCTGCGGCAAGGCCCCCAAGACCCACCTTTCTCAGCAGGCTGTATGACTCCTCGTCGAAGAACCGAACTTCATAGGTCCCTGCGTGTGCACTCTTGTGTTCCAAACTCCAGGATACCTGTGAGACAGCAGGAACTCCCCTCCCAATGCTGAAATCCCCAGATCCCCCACCCAAAGCCCGGGCCACTGTACCGCGCTTACCTGGTACCGTCCTACATCCTGGCCCCGTGTGACAGGGAACTGCTTGCCACTGACGTCAGCATAGAGAGCCATGTTCTGGGGGAGACAGTCACTGGCTTCCCTCGATGGCCAGTCCAGGGCTggcccagggtgggggtgaggcagcAGGGGGACCCCAGGAGAACTACAGCAGCAGATCTGACAACCCAGCCCCATGCCAGAAAGCCAACCCACCCTCCTTCCACTGCCTTCTCCGAAACTGAGGTGGGGGAACCCTGTTATAATTGAGCCAGGAAGGAAATGCATGAAAACAGGTAGGTACCCCATGAGCACTAGACCCCAAAAGGTCCAACTTCCTGCTTTAGGCTCCTGGGCCCCAGGTGCTCCAGAAAGCAGTCAGCCCACAGCCTCACCTGGGCCCTGTTCTTGCAGGTCAAGGAGAGCTCCACGATAAAGACTGTCTCAGTAGAGATGACGGCGTCTGAGGTGGTATAGTATGACGGGCTGATCTGTGGCTCCACACAGGCCTCAGCTGCGGGGAAGGGCCTGGGGCTATGAGTGCTGAGCCCGGGCAGAAGGCACCACCCAGCTCCCAGGCCACCCGGCAGAGGCCACACTCTGGATCCTGCCAGGTGGCCTTCCTATCCAGACAGTGTCAGAGAACCACCAGAAGGGGGCCCTGCAGGGAGCACACAAGGCTGGGGCCAGGGTGACCCTGCACTGTGCATGCCTCTAACAGGGTATCCCCTGCCCTCCCACAGAGCAGAAGGGTGCACAGGGCCACGAACAGTGCTGCCCTCAGAAAGGAGGTGACACCATGTCCTCACACATCCCACCAATGCCGGAGACAGTGGCATCTCCCCCGCTGTTCCCCCAGGTTGGACAGGTGCCCTCGTGGCACTGGGTGGCGCCGGAAGCTGCAGGGAGGGCGAAGGTGCAACAGCATGCCTCCTCTGGGCTCGTCCATTCAGCCCCCGCAGGCCCTGATGGTCCCCACACCGGGCCACGCTCCCCGCACCTCCTCAGCTCAGCTGTCCTCCCAGACCCCACGGTGGTCCACTCGGATCACTGGCTGGGGAGTGCTGCACCTCAACACCCCTCGGGGGCCATCTCGGCCAGCCCCTATCgccagggagagggggcagggccgCGTATCACCTGCCCCGGCTGGGGGCTGCAAAGAGTGAAGCATTTCCCGGCAAGAGCGGGCGGCGGGGAAGGAAAGTGGCTATTGCATAGACGTTGGTGTTGCAGGAGCGCGTAGTGGCCTTGGTGGCTGTGCCCGAAGCCACCTGCCTCTCACAGGCAGGCCCAGAACCCCGCTTCGCCTGCGCCCCTACACCCTCCCCACGCACCACCTGCCGCGGGAAGGGGCTACCCAAAACAAGATCCTGCAGGCCGCTACCTGAGCAGCAGGACAGACCGGCCAGCAACAGCAGCACCAGGGGAGCGAGAGACGCCAGCGCCGCCATCGCCTCTTCTCCGCCGAGGGAAAGAGAACGGGCTCCCCTAA contains these protein-coding regions:
- the PDZD4 gene encoding PDZ domain-containing protein 4 isoform X2 codes for the protein MGCNMCVVQKPEEQYKVMLQVNGKELSRLSQEQTLEALRSSKEPLVIQVLRRSPRLRGAGSCHDLQLVDSGTQTDVTFEHIMALGQLRPPTPPAVILEPYVLSELPPISHEYYDPAEFMEGGPQEADRLDELEYEEVELYKASHRDKLGLMVCYRTDDEEDLGIYVGEVNPNSIAAKDGRIREGDRIVQINGVDVQNREEAVAILSQEENTNISLLVARPESQLAKRWKDSDRDDFLDDFGSENEADLRVRKLKSPLGQQAGNKEEKGAPEAGSGLSNSQELDSGVGRTDESTRNEESSEHDLLGDEPPSTTNTPGTLRKFGPQGEAPALQSRDFHFSMDSLLAEGAGLGMGDVPGLTDEESERYRELLEIKCHLENGNPLGLLFPRAAGGHSALDVNRNESLGHEMAMLEEELRHLEFKCRNILRAQKMQQLRERCMKAWLRDEESLYELAASEPKKHELPDISELPEKSDKDSTSAYNTGESCRSTPLLAEPLPDSPLRRGAATGNSNLNWTPCGPAGATHSKAAPPAPGSPAKFRSLSRDPEGRRQHSEERVPRSPKVGGTLERVGPEGSPYLSRRHRGPESEHYHSCVQLAPPRGLEELGPGPLGLASGARVGGAAAAAPEAPRMEWKVKVRSDGTRYVAKRPVRDRLLKARALKIREERSGMTTDDDAVSEMKMGRYWSKEERKQHLIRAREQRKRREFMMQSRLECLREQQSGDSRAELNIIALSHRKTMKKRNKKILDNWITIQEMLAHGTRSADGKRVYNPLLSVTTV
- the SSR4 gene encoding translocon-associated protein subunit delta is translated as MAALASLAPLVLLLLAGLSCCSAEACVEPQISPSYYTTSDAVISTETVFIVELSLTCKNRAQNMALYADVSGKQFPVTRGQDVGRYQVSWSLEHKSAHAGTYEVRFFDEESYSLLRKAQRNNEDVSAIPPLFTVNVDHRGTWNGPWVSTEVLAAAIGLVIYYLAFSAKSHIQA
- the PDZD4 gene encoding PDZ domain-containing protein 4 isoform X4, coding for MGCNMCVVQKPEEQYKVMLQEVELYKASHRDKLGLMVCYRTDDEEDLGIYVGEVNPNSIAAKDGRIREGDRIVQINGVDVQNREEAVAILSQEENTNISLLVARPESQLAKRWKDSDRDDFLDDFGSENEADLRVRKLKSPLGQQAGNKEEKGAPEAGSGLSNSQELDSGVGRTDESTRNEESSEHDLLGDEPPSTTNTPGTLRKFGPQGEAPALQSRDFHFSMDSLLAEGAGLGMGDVPGLTDEESERYRELLEIKCHLENGNPLGLLFPRAAGGHSALDVNRNESLGHEMAMLEEELRHLEFKCRNILRAQKMQQLRERCMKAWLRDEESLYELAASEPKKHELPDISELPEKSDKDSTSAYNTGESCRSTPLLAEPLPDSPLRRGAATGNSNLNWTPCGPAGATHSKAAPPAPGSPAKFRSLSRDPEGRRQHSEERVPRSPKVGGTLERVGPEGSPYLSRRHRGPESEHYHSCVQLAPPRGLEELGPGPLGLASGARVGGAAAAAPEAPRMEWKVKVRSDGTRYVAKRPVRDRLLKARALKIREERSGMTTDDDAVSEMKMGRYWSKEERKQHLIRAREQRKRREFMMQSRLECLREQQSGDSRAELNIIALSHRKTMKKRNKKILDNWITIQEMLAHGTRSADGKRVYNPLLSVTTV
- the PDZD4 gene encoding PDZ domain-containing protein 4 isoform X1 gives rise to the protein MGCNMCVVQKPEEQYKVMLQVNGKELSRLSQEQTLEALRSSKEPLVIQVLRRSPRLRGAGSCHDLQLVDSGTQTDVTFEHIMALGQLRPPTPPAVILEPPAQEWLPAECTGSSQPGSWGEARRGNGLLTPLLLGSPPISHEYYDPAEFMEGGPQEADRLDELEYEEVELYKASHRDKLGLMVCYRTDDEEDLGIYVGEVNPNSIAAKDGRIREGDRIVQINGVDVQNREEAVAILSQEENTNISLLVARPESQLAKRWKDSDRDDFLDDFGSENEADLRVRKLKSPLGQQAGNKEEKGAPEAGSGLSNSQELDSGVGRTDESTRNEESSEHDLLGDEPPSTTNTPGTLRKFGPQGEAPALQSRDFHFSMDSLLAEGAGLGMGDVPGLTDEESERYRELLEIKCHLENGNPLGLLFPRAAGGHSALDVNRNESLGHEMAMLEEELRHLEFKCRNILRAQKMQQLRERCMKAWLRDEESLYELAASEPKKHELPDISELPEKSDKDSTSAYNTGESCRSTPLLAEPLPDSPLRRGAATGNSNLNWTPCGPAGATHSKAAPPAPGSPAKFRSLSRDPEGRRQHSEERVPRSPKVGGTLERVGPEGSPYLSRRHRGPESEHYHSCVQLAPPRGLEELGPGPLGLASGARVGGAAAAAPEAPRMEWKVKVRSDGTRYVAKRPVRDRLLKARALKIREERSGMTTDDDAVSEMKMGRYWSKEERKQHLIRAREQRKRREFMMQSRLECLREQQSGDSRAELNIIALSHRKTMKKRNKKILDNWITIQEMLAHGTRSADGKRVYNPLLSVTTV
- the PDZD4 gene encoding PDZ domain-containing protein 4 isoform X3: MGCNMCVVQKPEEQYKVMLQVNGKELSRLSQEQTLEALRSSKEPLVIQVLRRSPRLRGAGSCHDLQLVDSGTQTDVTFEHIMALGQLRPPTPPAVILEPPPISHEYYDPAEFMEGGPQEADRLDELEYEEVELYKASHRDKLGLMVCYRTDDEEDLGIYVGEVNPNSIAAKDGRIREGDRIVQINGVDVQNREEAVAILSQEENTNISLLVARPESQLAKRWKDSDRDDFLDDFGSENEADLRVRKLKSPLGQQAGNKEEKGAPEAGSGLSNSQELDSGVGRTDESTRNEESSEHDLLGDEPPSTTNTPGTLRKFGPQGEAPALQSRDFHFSMDSLLAEGAGLGMGDVPGLTDEESERYRELLEIKCHLENGNPLGLLFPRAAGGHSALDVNRNESLGHEMAMLEEELRHLEFKCRNILRAQKMQQLRERCMKAWLRDEESLYELAASEPKKHELPDISELPEKSDKDSTSAYNTGESCRSTPLLAEPLPDSPLRRGAATGNSNLNWTPCGPAGATHSKAAPPAPGSPAKFRSLSRDPEGRRQHSEERVPRSPKVGGTLERVGPEGSPYLSRRHRGPESEHYHSCVQLAPPRGLEELGPGPLGLASGARVGGAAAAAPEAPRMEWKVKVRSDGTRYVAKRPVRDRLLKARALKIREERSGMTTDDDAVSEMKMGRYWSKEERKQHLIRAREQRKRREFMMQSRLECLREQQSGDSRAELNIIALSHRKTMKKRNKKILDNWITIQEMLAHGTRSADGKRVYNPLLSVTTV